The sequence ttaaaaacaaaaatcataaaGTTGACATATAACTTATACCATACCGAATTAAACGAATATAAATAAAgcgaattaaacaaaaataaggcaGAGGATGCAGGTTCTCTCACTGGTACCACGGAATGTCAGAGGTGAAAGTGTCCCTGTCTCTTTGATACAAAGTTGCTTCCCGTTGCTAGGAGGGGGCTGATGTTTAATTATGGatgtagaaataaaatatttacttttaCAAGCATACACTGACTGTGGTTTGTGGGTGTCAGGTCAGACAGAGTCCAGTTTTAGGGTGCATGTGTCTGGTGAGAGGGTCCCCTCTCTCTCGTCCGGGGATGTTTAGTTTTGGGGTGCAGTTATCTGAGCAGTTATCTGGTCCGGGGAGTCCAGTTTTGAGGTGCAGTTCTCTGGTTAGAGGGGTCCCCTCACTCCTCCCTGGGGTGTGTTCAGTTTTGGGGTGCAGTTATCTGGTAAGGGGAGTCCCCTCTCTCTGATCTGGGGGAATCCAGCTTTAGAGTACAGTTATCTGGTATGGGGGGGTCACCTCTCTCTTCCCTGGGGGGGGGTCACCATTTTGGGGTGCAGTTAGCTGGTTAGAGGAGTCCAGTTTTGGGGTGCAGTTAGCTGGTTAGAGAGGTTCAGTTTTGGGGTGCAGTTATCTGGTTAGAGGGGTCCAGTTTTGGGGTGCAGTTAGCTGGTTAGAGGGGTCCAGTTTTGGGGTGCAGTTAGCTGGTTAGAGGAGTCCAGTTTTGGGGTGCAGTTATCTGGTTAGAGGGGTCCAGTTTTGGAGTTCAGTTATCTGGTTAGAGGAGTCCAGTTTTGGGGTGCAGTTATCTGGTCAGGGGGGTCCCCTCTCTCTGGTCCGGGGGGGTGACGGAGGTCTTGCTGAGGACTGCCGCGGAGTAGGGCAGGAAGCTGCTCTCTGATCTCTGGGAGGCCGCGGTACATGTGAACTCGGAGCCCCTGCCTGCAGAGCTCAGCGCGGACGCCGTCTGGTTGCTATGACAACTGAGGCAGGAGCACGGCGTGCTGCCAGGTGCGGAAGCTGCTGCCGCTGCGGCAGCTGCTGCGGCGGCCGCAGCGCTGCTGTTAATCCCGGGGGACTGGTAAAGGCCCGGATGTCTGAAGCTGCAAAGTAGTTCCGGCCGGGAGTAGGGGTGTGAGAGGGCGCGGAAGGTGTCCAGAGGTCGGATGGAGGTGGCGAAGGGAGACGCTGCGGCCGCCGCTGCCCCAGAAGCCGCCGCGGCCGCCGCTGCCGCCGTCACCCCCACGTGGGGATAGTAGTGCAGAGGGACGTGCGAGTGGAAGGGGTAAGGAAGGCTTCCGGTGGCCGCAGCGTGGGTCATCATGTAGGTGTAGAAACTGGGGTCCGCCGGGTGAGGCCAGGACATGGCTAAACGTTGTCTTTTATCCTTCATCCTGCGGTTCTGGAACCACACCTGGAGCccggaataataataaaaaaataataataattagtgaaaagtaatacaataataataatcactgcatGGCCAGAGCACTACAataaacaataatacaataataataataaaataataatcattacTGCATGGGCAGAGCACTAtaataaacaataacacaataataataattagtgaaaagtaataaaataataataattactacaTGGGCAGAGTactataataaacaataatacaataataataataataaaacaattttttaaaaattactaaAACAACATGCTCACAGCTCCACTACAcagattgtatatatataataaaacaaggtAATGGCTAATATCTGCAGCTAATATATGCActtgttataaaaaataaaaaactcatgGCTTAATTAAACAGGTACAAATATTATActaactatatttatttatttatttatcataatTACTCAATTGAACAGAATCTGACGTGGATTTCTAGCAGGCTATCCCGAGTTggtttttattttccattaatttagcatttttatatatagtggCCAAAGCAACGTGTGAAAAGGAAGTCATCAGCTTCTGCAAAACCACACCAGGAACAATATCTCAGCCCTGTCACTACACCCAGTCACTTGTTATCTGATCACCAGGAAAAATATTTCatttgtgtgtctatatataatatataaaatattataatattataaaatgtgtttCCTAGGGAACAGATAGATaaggaaatagatagatagatagatagatagattgatagatagatagatagatagatattgaacCCCAGTATTTTTAgctgcttttttttaaaaaaaaaaaatgtaaatctaatTGAATATAAAACATAACTGCGTGATTTCTTCAGAATTTTTTCAAAACACATCCTGCTACATTTATAAAGATAATAATAGAAGCATTCTGACAGCACTGGTATTTCAGATCAAATAATTTCACCAGCACACATATTTCAGCAAAGGGTAATACAACTGGGGAATATTGAGaataacattttattgttttggtgtttttttttggaataaataaaaatgtgatttataaTACGTCATCAAACAGCGCTTCTAGAATAAATGTGAATATCTTAGCACTTGTTAGTAGTATTTTGacgttattttttttacatcggATTAGGGAAGTATAACACAAAATCAGTGAATGCAaaatgagttgttttttttttttttgttttgtttttgttttacacagCGATTTAAATTGTAGTAACTGAAATATACTCAAACCAATAAGAGCAGcctcacatttaataaatagcCGTGAATATTATTTAATAGGTTATATTTTTGAACCAAGAGAATAttaaggggtttatttactaaacagtgaacagaCTCGCGTACACAAATcacttgcaaaatgtaggcccAAATAAGCATGTTTGTGGAAACAAAAACTCCCAAATCctcctattttggcctaaattgtgCAGGTTGTCAGCTCGCTGCAAcccgccgtttagtaaataaacccaggTTTCCTGGCAGCCTGTCAAAGCCATGCAATGTATTAAGGCTGAAATTCACAAGGAGTTTTACTTTAAATGTTACACTATCCATGTATCATACTCGCTGATTTGAATGTATTAATAAGATTCGGTAGGGACTGCTTAGCTTACACTAAATGCTGCGatttgtttatttcaattcacaaaaatctaaaataaaatcttGCATTTCCCTCTGAGTTCGATGTATAcagtatttttgtttaatttaattttccagTAGAACAAATAATTCTGGTCATATAGGGCGTGCGATACAAAAAAGTTGGTATCCCCAATTCTACATACTTTGAAAGCTTGCTTTTAAATTACCTGTCACAGCTTAATggtgtttattttaataaaataaacagcgATAAAGTATCAGCCATAATACTGGTAATAGTGGAGAAAAACTGTATGAATTGAGACACAGTGTTCAAAGCTGTAATGCTGGACCTTTGTATTGAACCTATATTAAAATGCTtttaatgttaaatatatatatttatttttttattattatttttgtaaataagaAGTTTTCAAGCACATGGTAACCATTCCAACCTAATTGGGCAGTAAGCAAACCTCGTATTGATTTAAATACACCTCTGGCATCTAAAGGGTTAATTTGACTCATGTTACAGCCTTGTAGCTAACACTCACTAACTTCCAAAAATAAATTCAAGCCGCTCAATATTCCATAATGATGGGATTATTCTAACCTTCAGGTGTTTATGTATGGAGACTAATTCAGGGTCAACATTCTAAAAGTAAGCAATCACCTTGGTAACCAATGGAATGTTGCTGATTTGACCGTTCTTAGAATCTTGCCCCAGAATTCCTCTCTAAGAGTTTTACAGGGTATATTTTAACGCAGTCTATACATTGAGTGATATCAATCCGGAGTTTCCCTGGGGAGAGACAGGCTTGTGGCAGTGTGAGGGCCAACACAGATCACCCTCCGTACATATTGTCCTACCTTAATGGTTGTTTCTGGGAGGTTTAGGGCGGCAGCCAATTCACATCTCCGGGGACGAGACACGTAGTTCTCTCGGTAGAATTCCTTTTCCAGCCTTGCTATCTGCTCCCGGGTGAATGCAGTCCGGTAACGACGCACCTGGTCAGCAGCAGAGCTCGAACTCCCAACGGGGTTACTACTGCTGTTAAGGCTGTTTAACCCAGATCCAGAGGAGCTGGTGGTACTGGCCACTGATCCACTGTCTGCAAGCACACAAGCAGGGACAAACCTTGTCAGCATGCCACAGAACCCTGTCCATCCTTAGACTGAATATTACTTGGTGTGGGCTCTAAATATTCCCAAAATTCTACTAAAACATGTAATggtttaaaacataaaacaatactAGTGGAGCAATACTTTAATTATATAGAGTATTACATACAGTAGTACTAGTGCTTAGCCAGGCAATTAAATGATATAAAGGACTGTTATGTATTGTTATGACTGTTATCTATTGTCTCTGCATGTTTCAAATGCTTGatacttgtttttgttttgaattGAATAACATTTTCACACTCTGAGTGTACACTGCCATTTatgtctgagtgcgctgcaagTTAGGAGGGAGCACAGCCCAACCATTTCAACACTGTGAGTGCAAACTGTGATATCAGATTCCCTAGGTATCAGACATTCGAAATACACACGGAAATGTGTACCGATACACCAGCGATTGATTCTCCACCATACATCATTGATTCGAACTGCTGATGCTAAAAATAATCGATACTTATTTTCTAAATCGCCTAATAATGAAATGACTTCAAGTTAAAGGCTGCATCTTATGCTTAACGTTCTTTTCACGGAATTGTTTCTGTTACATGAAGTTCCAGAATAAATAGATTTCTCTTAAATAGCACATAGTAGATATAATAAACAAAatgtctaggtttttttttaagtatatctcTATAGCACAGTATAAATAATATGTAGTATCAAAAATGTGTTAATACATATCtctataatgtatatttttattagagCTGAACAGTAACTCAGAACTACTCTGTATgacaatattttgcatttttattttggtttaattctatatttttattgtatactatttatgagtagtgtgtgtatataaataaaacacatatttacaaatattttttttttaaaaaaccttcGCTCATACATTTGTTCACAATGCACTCAAGCCAATACTGTTTAAATTATTGCGAATTAGGTTGGGAAATAAACCTGTCATGCAAATATATGTGTTAGACACACGTGTAATTTTACTATCTGCTATTTTACattcccaaaaaaaaataataaaaagaaaaaaacaaacttttaaaaataaaatacaaatgcaaaGATTACAGTagccatattaaaaataaaaataaactcaaaTAAAAATGCAAGTTACCTCTGTATGTCAAGAAGGGGTATAGAGAGGGATAGGTACCTTTGTCCTTCAGCTGGGTATCTCTGAGACTTGTTGGGGAGCGCAGGTTTGAACACCCCACCTCCACATCACTGCTCATATCTGAGTCTGGGACCACTTCAGAATACTGACTGGACTTCTTCACCCTTTCTGGCCCAGATATATCAGAAACGCTGTTGCTCTCACTGTTGGGGTGAGGGATGCTAAACAAACTATCTATTTCAAATTTGCCCTTGGTGGGGATGTCCCCTATGGATCCGTGCAAAGAGGTGGAAGTTAGTCTGGGGCTCAGGCGAGCTGTGTGATGTGAATTGTCCAGGGCCTCTAAAACTGCATTGCCAGCTGAGTCGGATAAATTGGAAATCCTTTTGCCTGTGGTTGGGCTGTGCAACCCTCTTTCCATCAGAATCATCTCTTTTCTTATCCTTTCCATCATGTcagctttgtaaaaaaaaaataaaaaaaaaaaaaatggaaagtagAAAGGCTGGTGTTGTTGTAATGATGATCTGTATGTAGCAGAGACCAATTCGCATTCAGCTTGGCAAAGTCGCTAAATATTATCTTTGctccttcctctctctctttctcctctcTCCCTCTGTGTGATTTCTCCAAGCGTTGTGTTAAAATTGAGGGGTGCAAATGCAATGGAAGGACTGGTCAAAATGACCCACACTTCCTTCCAAGACAGAAATGTAATTCATCAAAAGTAGGGCTCGTCATTAAGGTATGAATGACGCTGTTTGAATAATCATTTATTGTAACAGTTTTATAAGCAAATGAATACAGGCTCCTGTCATTGGGCTGCGAAGGCGGATTCTGAGCAGACAAATATATCCAGGTACAAGGAGAGACAATGAATGAACTGTGAGGCTCTTCTTCCAAGCTTCTTCAGACCTTGCTTCAATTGCTGTGGGGTTTGGCCTCTGGGGTGGAATTGACAGGCTGATTAATAAAATGAGCTCAGCTACATTTCCCCTTCATTTAGGAGAATCATTATGctctgatttttgttttgttggctTTTAGGTCCTAACGATGCCTCCTCTGATTTTACTTTAACTTGCAGAGACATATATTattataactgtttttttttttttttttctgtgcctaTGTATGTGAATGGTTCTACTAGATGATGCATTGTTAAATAGGAATATTAATAGGcaattgtaaataaaacactcagATTTTCAGAATATTATTTTGCAATTATTCTACTGTTTATTTAAAAACAGTTGACACAATATTGAAACTTTTATTTACATAATCAAGAATAATATGTGCTTGTTTAAtaattatttcttcttttttttttctaatgcagGCAAATCCAGAAAATGATTTgatacattatttaatataaaatgctATTCCAGATTTATCCAGCTCTGGttctaaaatgtattaaaatctgTTATTCCTCTCACAATAATTCACACTGATATATGTCATCAATGTAATGTTTAATGCAAGCAATCATGTATTGCAACAGgtttttatacatttgttttcAAATGTACTACAGATGTAATAGTATATCAGTCATACCAACTGAAATTATTTGGTGTGTGGTGTAATAGTGATAAGTGttgaataaataataacataaataatataaataataacataataataggcAATAGTTCTCTATATTCTTTTATTATAAATTAGTCaaacaaattaataaattgtTTTGCATTGATGATATCTTAAAACAAAAATTCAATTAATGttttctatctatccatccatctatctatctatctatctatccatccatctatccatctatctatctatctatctatctatctatctatctatctatctatctatctatccatccatccatccatctatcagtctatctatctatctatctatccatccatctatccatctatctatctatctatccatccatccatccatctatcagtctatctatctatctatctatctatctatctatctatccatccatctatctatctatctatctatctatctacccatccatccatctatccatctatctatctatctatctatctatctatctatctatctatctatctatctatctatccatccatttatcattctatctgtctatctatccatccatctatctatctatctatctatctatctatctatccgtccatctatcattctatctatctatctatctatctatccatcttctCCTATTCcattttgtttgtgagtgcaaataaATTTTTGATAACTGAGAGTGATTTATTGCAAGTATATTTGATCACCTTAATAACATGTCACAGTAAAGTATATAATCTTAATAAacctgtttattttgaagtttatTTTTCCCATTCCGTTCTTTACATCATTGAATACCATAAATGTGCTATTCCATAATTAATTTGTGTTCTCTTACATAGATTAACCGtgttatattttttctatttaaaattgTCCAGTTTTGGAGATAATAACtatattaaaattgtatacattaaAGGTGGTAATATTGGTGTTCTCTCTGATCGGTTTTAAAGACATGTATGTATACATGTGAGCTAAATGAACTGACAATGTCCACGTGCTATCCATTTAGAAAAGCAGACAGCCACTATTATAGCAGTTTCAGTGGTCCGCATGAgtcaagttcaatttacaaaatcTGATGACTTAAAGAAGATACCAACTATCTTATCGCTATCGTATGGCTCCCCCATCTGTCTAACACTAAGCATTGCTACACAAGTGGCAACATATACTGACAGTGGACTCTGAAAATAACTGATACATTATATCTTCAGACAGACATAAAATAGAACGatagaacattaaaaaaataacaaacagaGCAGAGAATGCAGAAAAGCCATTATATATCACTTATTCCTTAGCGAGGTCTATTCACTAAGCAACTACTGTGGTGACTTGTATCTGATTGTTAAGGTTCAATTATAAAGTTGGAAAAAAagaataaggatttttttttaatctatcatGGACTAAAAGAAACATGCTGATCCCCCActtctcactgtttagtgaataaaaccttctgttttattcactaaacagatgcACATATGCGCATGATTGCATTCGGCTGTATAGCCTCATATCAGCTAGCATGACTGTTTTCACAAAATGGTTATGTATTATCTTAAATAAAATATTCCTAAACCTGCTAAGGTTATATTAgtgagacactataggcaccaaaacaactttatcttaatgaaacagttttggtgtatagatcatgcccctacagtcttactgctcaattctatgccatttggaagttaaattgctttgtttatgtttacctccctgcatgtgacttgcacaagctccctaaacacttcctgtaaaaagtgaTCTAATGTTgaaatttcctttattgcacatacagtttattttaacatttcttATCTTGTGCCCTGTAATGGCCTTCTAGATTACCTGGGAGCTTCCTTTATGTGAGTAAAgggcaatttacagagcaggaaataaaaacgtctaaagcaatttaacatctggttgaaaataaagccattgtttgtttgttttttcatgcaggctgcctgagccaggggaggtgtggctagggctgcataaacagaaacaaaaatgatttgactactaaatggcagagcactgagcagtgagactgcaggggcataatctatacacccaaactactGCAAGCTGTTTAGCtgcctatagtatctctttaaccccttaaggaccaaacttctggaataaaagggaatcatgacatgtcaaacatcatgtgtccttaaggggttaaatattggaTAAGAGGGTAGTTAAAACAGGAGAGTCTGTGCTAGTCTACTGTTTACTGTCTCTATTGCAGGACCATAGAGacagtaatatttatttttatttcctgtatttatttataataacagCTTATGTGAAATAATTTACACAACTAATAGTATTTGCATTATATCCAAGTACGTCCTAACtcacattaaatatataattttctattCATCCAAGTACTCATAATATATAGTGCATATTCATACAATGGAAATAAAAATCAAACCATTGATAAGGTTACTGATATTGATACAATTAACTTGTCTGtcaatatattacatttaatAATTGTTTTGTAATCTGTCCACACATCATAAATACAACTtagacatcaaaacaacttcTTTGGCCTTTGAATGGTGGGGTTAGattttaaatgtttcattttatttaattccaGAGGATTGATGGATACATGACTTTGGCTAAATTCTTGAAGATGAAACAACCACCTTATCTTATCAGTCaagtttaaaagtttaaaaacgttCTAGTTTTGTGACTTTTCAGTTTTAAAGGGCTAAATGTCTAAAAACCTATTTAAACTTTAGAAATCAGTGTATCCTTTTTATCAGTTAAGGTATGTCCTACCACCTATTTGTTCAGTAGTGAGTTACAGGTGTTGAAAGGTTTGgctgtaaaacatttattttattgctgataataaaattggggggggggggggattacttAAATAGCTGTTTGTGAAAACATTCAACATTGTAGGatgcacttatatatatatatatatatatatatatatatatatatatatatatatataaaaaacttagTGTTTCCATGTAtaacatatagtgtgtgtatatatttaaaggtaatgtgaaaaaaataattccaaGATCTGCATGGATGTCAGGATTGTGTCCTTGAGTTCAACCTTTGAGTGAAGTCTGTGTAATGTTTTGTTTGCACTACAGAAAGCCACAGAGAGGAAATGCTTAAAGAGAACCTAGGCCAAACTAGTGGTTAAATGACCTGTTTTAATTATATGCTGTTAAAGACCAACTGTTGAAAGAATTGATTTTCAACTATTTGGTCAAAGTTGTTTTGTGTCCAGTGATTTCCACTTGTTCCATAAGAAATACTAGTGCTAATATACACTGTGTCCATAAATAAAAGTCAGCCAGCTGTTTGTTGAGATTTCACTTGAAAACACATAGAGCCATCTAGTGGAGGAACTGTCGCACTACATCACTGATACACTTGGACAGCAAAAACTGATATTCAGGATTTACATCAATTAATTTTTCCAGAACGAAATGCAAACTTGATTAGTGAGATAATAAGAGAGTTAAAGAGTGCAAGTAAGAGGTTTACTGAGTACTAGTTCACATTTTCTACGGAAACTGTGAATGTACATACTGACAATATGAAACCAAATGCATGATAATGTAAACAATTCATTTAAAACATAATTTCTTAAATAAACAGTTGTGGATATGACATTTGATACTTTAGAGTAAATGTGATTTTTAAAGCAACGTTGGAAGAATTACACAGTACATTTATATGTTGCACTATTGCACTATACGACTGTCTGAATATAATCTATTTTAAATAAAGGTATAGACATTAAAAGTTTGCAGTTATAAttgacattatatttatatatttatatatttatagtgcttatagttatatttaaaagaacaggAAGATCAGGTAAGTAGAACTGCTTATTTTGATCATTTCATTAATTATATTGATGAAATTCAAGATATTGAAAATATGTGTACTATTTGACTTTTACCTccttcagatatacacacacacacacacacacattttttatgCGTATTCTTCAATTAAGTGTATTCTTAAACACATTTAAATAATAAGtttatacatagaaaaaaaaaagtatgtaggCAAGTACATCAAACTCAGCCAATATACGATTTCCAACTAAAATATTGGGCAACATTTTGAAAAGTCTTGTAAACTATACACATCGCCATTTAGTAACTAGAGcacatacattgtacattgtccttgtaaaaaaagttttactttttaacttttttttacttaaatata is a genomic window of Pelobates fuscus isolate aPelFus1 chromosome 8, aPelFus1.pri, whole genome shotgun sequence containing:
- the EVX2 gene encoding homeobox even-skipped homolog protein 2 isoform X2, translated to MMERIRKEMILMERGLHSPTTGKRISNLSDSAGNAVLEALDNSHHTARLSPRLTSTSLHGSIGDIPTKGKFEIDSLFSIPHPNSESNSVSDISGPERVKKSSQYSEVVPDSDMSSDVEVGCSNLRSPTSLRDTQLKDKDSGSVASTTSSSGSGLNSLNSSSNPVGSSSSAADQVRRYRTAFTREQIARLEKEFYRENYVSRPRRCELAAALNLPETTIKVWFQNRRMKDKRQRLAMSWPHPADPSFYTYMMTHAAATGSLPYPFHSHVPLHYYPHVGVTAAAAAAAASGAAAAAASPFATSIRPLDTFRALSHPYSRPELLCSFRHPGLYQSPGINSSAAAAAAAAAAAAASAPGSTPCSCLSCHSNQTASALSSAGRGSEFTCTAASQRSESSFLPYSAAVLSKTSVTPPDQREGTPLTR
- the EVX2 gene encoding homeobox even-skipped homolog protein 2 isoform X1 — encoded protein: MMERIRKEMILMERGLHSPTTGKRISNLSDSAGNAVLEALDNSHHTARLSPRLTSTSLHGSIGDIPTKGKFEIDSLFSIPHPNSESNSVSDISGPERVKKSSQYSEVVPDSDMSSDVEVGCSNLRSPTSLRDTQLKDKGWTGFCGMLTRFVPACVLADSGSVASTTSSSGSGLNSLNSSSNPVGSSSSAADQVRRYRTAFTREQIARLEKEFYRENYVSRPRRCELAAALNLPETTIKVWFQNRRMKDKRQRLAMSWPHPADPSFYTYMMTHAAATGSLPYPFHSHVPLHYYPHVGVTAAAAAAAASGAAAAAASPFATSIRPLDTFRALSHPYSRPELLCSFRHPGLYQSPGINSSAAAAAAAAAAAAASAPGSTPCSCLSCHSNQTASALSSAGRGSEFTCTAASQRSESSFLPYSAAVLSKTSVTPPDQREGTPLTR